The Akkermansia sp. N21116 genome includes a region encoding these proteins:
- a CDS encoding alpha-N-acetylglucosaminidase: MSYSLLTSCFLAASAVTPVIASAAAVPASVSALIARTTPQLVKQFKLQIDPSMNGFRITPSTGGFVSITAGNVNELTAGYGYYLRHVLGVHWSWNGNRMDIPNKAIMPQTPIEVKSPWKWRYAYNYCTLSYTMGFWGPKEWQAEIDRMALNGVNIALVQAGLEKVWQLTLRDLGYPEDKIRAFIPNPSAAAWWNMGNLEGMSGPISQDVIDREAQLGKAIVSAMESYGMTPVLQGFVGLVPHDLEQYLHGKDAHYIPQGEWCGQTRPIVLDPTCPAFAKVASIWYKNLQKVYGISPKALGGDLFHEGGNSGGVDIQNAATAVQKSMHASCPQSIWLLQAWGGNPRKELMDGLNQKYVLVLALDRDMSSPFREGSTNAYKNAPWIWTELLNFGGNHGLYGSLKKIASLGAMQQFANKDNLQGLGLISEGVETNPMYYEFFFQRLWSPKEQVQTADEISSWMKTYAQNRYGSAPEPVLKGLQLLERSVYSPQRMQEGCTESILCARPGRNVQKASTWSSGQIYYNTEDVINAAAAYLQAARENPELLRQETFRYDLVDILRQMISDMARPLLAEAMQAYDSGDKKEFEAKASLFLDLINNTDQLLGTYPQWRFGQMYERAIAKGRTPEEKNNMAMACKRLVTTWSGHIDGLNDYSHRQLAGLMKDFYGKRWQLFFDSYRQGLEGKLDKKAVDGDFRTRDHEFELGWEKQPASYSSKPKGNLAQIAQQVFDKFEKPARRLAKSYSKLHNAPKWTLKDGATTLTFDVSDIITAPGTYKATFLWKSGNSALEISKVTLYEGSKIVAVDEHPGWTGIENKRNTYTLPVEKLRTNLDSYTIKAEVKGASGTDSSGVFIFDN, from the coding sequence ATGTCTTATTCCCTGCTTACTTCATGTTTTCTTGCGGCTTCCGCAGTCACTCCGGTCATAGCTTCCGCAGCCGCCGTTCCCGCCTCCGTCTCTGCACTCATTGCCCGCACAACACCGCAATTGGTCAAGCAATTCAAGTTACAAATCGATCCTTCCATGAATGGATTCAGAATCACTCCATCCACCGGAGGATTCGTTTCCATCACCGCCGGCAATGTCAACGAACTGACTGCCGGATACGGCTACTACCTCCGTCATGTCCTCGGAGTCCACTGGTCGTGGAACGGCAACAGGATGGACATCCCGAACAAGGCCATTATGCCACAAACCCCCATCGAGGTCAAAAGCCCGTGGAAATGGCGCTACGCTTACAATTACTGCACGCTCTCCTACACCATGGGCTTCTGGGGGCCGAAGGAATGGCAGGCGGAAATCGACCGAATGGCTCTCAACGGCGTCAATATAGCTCTCGTCCAGGCCGGACTGGAAAAAGTTTGGCAGCTCACTCTGCGCGATCTAGGCTATCCTGAGGATAAAATCAGAGCTTTCATCCCGAATCCGTCCGCAGCCGCCTGGTGGAATATGGGCAATCTGGAAGGCATGAGCGGCCCCATCAGCCAGGATGTCATTGATCGTGAGGCCCAGCTCGGCAAAGCTATCGTCTCCGCCATGGAATCCTATGGAATGACGCCCGTATTGCAAGGCTTTGTCGGACTCGTCCCCCACGACCTGGAGCAGTACCTCCATGGGAAAGACGCTCATTATATTCCCCAGGGAGAATGGTGCGGACAGACGCGTCCCATCGTTCTCGACCCCACTTGCCCGGCATTCGCCAAAGTTGCCTCCATCTGGTACAAAAACCTGCAAAAAGTGTACGGTATCTCCCCCAAAGCCCTGGGTGGAGACCTCTTCCACGAAGGAGGCAATTCCGGTGGAGTTGACATTCAAAATGCCGCGACAGCCGTCCAGAAAAGCATGCATGCCTCCTGCCCGCAAAGTATCTGGCTCCTCCAGGCATGGGGTGGCAATCCCCGCAAGGAACTGATGGATGGCCTGAATCAAAAATACGTCCTCGTTCTTGCGCTGGACCGCGATATGAGCTCCCCTTTCCGGGAAGGTTCCACCAATGCCTACAAGAATGCACCGTGGATATGGACGGAACTTCTCAACTTCGGTGGCAATCACGGACTTTACGGCAGCCTGAAAAAAATCGCATCTCTCGGCGCCATGCAGCAGTTTGCCAACAAGGATAACCTGCAAGGGCTCGGCCTAATCTCGGAAGGCGTCGAAACCAACCCGATGTACTACGAGTTCTTCTTCCAACGCTTGTGGTCCCCCAAAGAACAAGTGCAGACAGCCGATGAAATTTCCTCATGGATGAAGACCTATGCCCAAAACCGTTACGGCAGCGCTCCGGAGCCTGTCCTGAAAGGGCTGCAACTTCTGGAACGTTCCGTCTATTCCCCCCAGCGCATGCAGGAAGGTTGTACGGAATCAATCCTTTGCGCCCGCCCCGGCCGCAATGTTCAAAAAGCTTCGACATGGTCTTCGGGACAGATCTATTACAATACGGAAGACGTTATCAACGCCGCGGCCGCCTATCTGCAGGCGGCCAGAGAAAATCCCGAACTCCTGCGCCAGGAAACCTTCCGCTACGATCTCGTCGATATTCTCCGCCAAATGATTTCCGATATGGCAAGACCTCTGCTGGCAGAAGCCATGCAGGCTTATGACTCCGGCGACAAAAAAGAATTTGAAGCCAAAGCTTCTCTCTTCCTGGATTTGATCAACAACACGGATCAACTCCTCGGTACTTACCCGCAGTGGCGATTCGGGCAAATGTACGAACGAGCCATCGCCAAAGGCCGGACACCGGAAGAAAAAAACAATATGGCTATGGCATGCAAACGCCTCGTCACAACCTGGAGCGGTCACATCGACGGGCTCAACGACTATTCCCATCGCCAGCTGGCAGGCTTGATGAAGGATTTCTACGGAAAACGGTGGCAACTCTTCTTCGATTCCTATCGCCAGGGGTTGGAAGGCAAACTGGACAAAAAGGCCGTGGACGGCGATTTCAGAACCCGCGACCACGAATTCGAGCTCGGATGGGAAAAACAGCCCGCATCCTACTCCTCCAAACCGAAAGGAAATCTGGCTCAAATAGCTCAACAGGTTTTCGACAAATTCGAAAAACCCGCCCGTCGACTTGCCAAAAGCTACTCCAAACTCCACAATGCGCCCAAATGGACATTGAAAGACGGAGCCACGACTCTGACATTCGATGTCTCGGACATCATCACCGCTCCGGGAACTTACAAAGCGACATTCCTGTGGAAAAGCGGTAACAGCGCTCTCGAAATCAGCAAAGTTACCCTGTACGAAGGCAGCAAGATCGTTGCCGTAGACGAACATCCGGGATGGACCGGGATCGAAAACAAGCGGAATACTTACACCCTGCCTGTTGAAAAACTGAGAACCAACCTCGATTCGTACACCATCAAAGCCGAGGTCAAAGGAGCCAGCGGCACGGATTCTTCCGGGGTCTTCATCTTCGACAACTAA